The proteins below come from a single Columba livia isolate bColLiv1 breed racing homer chromosome 28, bColLiv1.pat.W.v2, whole genome shotgun sequence genomic window:
- the MPZ gene encoding LOW QUALITY PROTEIN: myelin protein P0 (The sequence of the model RefSeq protein was modified relative to this genomic sequence to represent the inferred CDS: substituted 1 base at 1 genomic stop codon), translating to MSQGAEGSGCLLLLAGLLAVLGPSPTSSIHVYTQREVYGTVGSPVTLSCSFWSSEWISEDISITWHFQAEGTRDSTSIFHYAKGQPYIDDVGTFKERMEWVGNPRRKDGSIVIHNLDYTDNGTFTCDVKNPPDIVGKSSQVTLYVFEKVPTRYGVVLGSIIGGALLLVAVVVALVYLIRYCWLRRQVALQRRLSAMEKGKLQRSAKDASKRSRQAPVLYAMLDHSRGTKAASEKKPKGAPGDSRKDKKXRLAGREGTAGAAAGAPRPPKVVMTIEMELRGEGPEAARPPPAVRSPSRGSLKSALMNIIKPNAET from the exons ATGTCGCAGGGTGCCGAGGGCAGCGggtgcctcctcctcctcgccggGCTGCTCGCGGTGCTGG GGCCGTCCCCGACATCCTCCATCCACGTGTACACGCAGCGGGAGGTTTACGGCACCGTGGGCTCCCCCGTCACCCTCTCCTGCAGCTTCTGGTCCAGCGAGTGGATCTCTGAGGACATCTCCATCACCTGGCACTTCCAGGCCGAGGGCACCCGTGACAGCACCTCC ATATTCCACTACGCCAAAGGCCAGCCCTACATCGATGACGTGGGCACCTTCAAGGAGCGGATGGAGTGGGTGGGCAACCCCCGCCGCAAGGACGGCTCCATTGTCATCCACAACCTGGACTACACCGACAATGGCACCTTCACCTGCGACGTCAAGAACCCTCCTGACATCGTGGGCAAGTCCTCCCAGGTCACGCTCTACGTCTTTGAGAAAG TGCCCACCCGCTATGGTGTGGTGCTGGGCTCCATCATCGGCGGGGCCCTGCTGCTGGTGGCCGTGGTCGTGGCCTTGGTCTATCTCATCCGCTACTGCTGGCTGCGGCGGCAGGTGGCCCTGCAGCGACGGCTGAG CGCCATGGAGAAGGGGAAGCTGCAGCGATCGGCCAAGGACGCGTCCAAGCGCAGCCGGCAG GCACCGGTGCTCTACGCCATGCTGGACCACAGCCGCGGCACCAAAGCGGCCAGCGAGAAGAAACCCAAGGGAGCCCCCGGGGACTCCCGCAAGGATAAGAAATAGCGGTTAGCGGGCAGGGAAGGTACCGCGGGGGCGGCCGCCGGGGCCCCCCGGCCCCCCAAAGTCGTCATGACCATCGAGATGGAGCTGCGGGGGGAGGGCCCCGAGGCTgcgcgccccccgcccgccgtCCGCTCCCCCAGCAGGGGCAGCCTCAAGAGCGCCCTGATGAACATCATCAAGCCCAATGCCGAGACATGA
- the PCP4L1 gene encoding Purkinje cell protein 4-like protein 1 isoform X2 codes for MSERSHHESPPAAEAPGGQEEAKAGDPKKVEEEEEEIDIDLSAPETEKAALAIQGKFRRFQKRKKESGP; via the exons ATGAGCGAG CGCAGCCACCATGAGTCCCCCCCCGCGGCGGAGGCCCCCGGCGGGCAGGAGGAAG ccaAAGCCGGCGACCCCAAgaaggtggaggaggaggaggaggagatcgACATCGACCTGAGCGCACCCGAGACGGAAAAAGCCGCGCTCGCCATCCAGGGCAAATTCCGCCGCTTCCAGAAGCGCAAGAAGGAGTCGGGACCCTGA
- the PCP4L1 gene encoding Purkinje cell protein 4-like protein 1 isoform X1: MAAAGGVTTATTSRTPRFPLGGASKFVAGGVDTCGGRVPSRPRPRVSLAVRGRHSTAPLQRGRGVRGPAHRERRRHRSGDERAKAGDPKKVEEEEEEIDIDLSAPETEKAALAIQGKFRRFQKRKKESGP; this comes from the exons ATGGCGGCAGCTGGGGGGGTAACAACGGCCACGACCTCCCGGACCCCCCGGTTCCCGCTCGGTGGGGCGTCGAAATTCGTCGCGGGGGGGGTTGACACATGCGGGGGGCGGGTCCCCtctcggccccgcccccgcgtCTCATTGGCTGTTCGCGGCCGTCACTCAACCGCGCCCCTTCAAAGGGGCCGCGGCGTTCGGGGCCCCGCTCaccgggagcggcggcggcaccGGAGCGGCGATGAGCGAG ccaAAGCCGGCGACCCCAAgaaggtggaggaggaggaggaggagatcgACATCGACCTGAGCGCACCCGAGACGGAAAAAGCCGCGCTCGCCATCCAGGGCAAATTCCGCCGCTTCCAGAAGCGCAAGAAGGAGTCGGGACCCTGA
- the NR1I3 gene encoding nuclear receptor subfamily 1 group I member 3 isoform X1: protein MSSPSDVESSPRPLPVPIVPGGKDAEPEEEKVCAVCGDRANGYHFHVMTCEGCKGFFRRSINKGVRFTCPFSRSCPITKAKRRQCQACRLQKCLDVGMRKDMIMSEEALRLRRALRGQRRREQPGEVTAEVTAEVTVEVTAEQQELIAMLMAAHQRTFDPSFSQFTHYWPAVRLYVPSSQPQSPTQPGVPTEWPLSPRVACPDEDVLPDVFSMLPHFADLSTFMIRQVINFAKEIPVFRGLPIEDQISLLKGSSLEISQIQFNTVFNTESKTWDCGPHCYTIKDAMLVGFEQHYLEAMLKFHISLKKLQLHEVEYVLVEAMLLFSPGVHRGGRSGGVPLATLTVTPPLSPDHAGITQRDIVDQFQEKMALTLKSYMDQQHPMPEGRFVYAKLLLLLTELQTLKVDSLRQMLHIGDLSSMTPLLSEIIS, encoded by the exons ATGTCGAGCCCCTCGGATGTGGAGAGCAGCCCGCGCCCGCTGCcggtccccattgtccccggGGGGAAGGATGCGGAGCCCGAGGAGGAGAAGGTCTGCGCCGTGTGCGGGGACCGTGCCAATGGCTACCACTTCCATGTCATGACCTGCGAGGGCTGCAAAGGCTTCTTCAG GCGCTCCATCAACAAGGGCGTCCGCTTCACCTGCCCCTTCTCCCGGAGCTGCCCCATCACCAAGGCCAAGCGGCGGCAGTGCCAGGCCTGTCGCCTCCAGAAGTGCCTGGACGTGGGCATGCGGAAGGACA TGATCATGTCCGAGGAGGCTTTGCGGCTGCGGCGGGCGCTGCGGGGCCAGCGGCGGCGAGAGCAGCCGGGGGAGGTGACAGCGGAGGTGACAGCGGAGGTGACAGTGGAGGTGACAGCGGAGCAGCAGGAGCTCATCGCCATGCTCATGGCAGCCCACCAGCGCACCTTCGACCCCAGCTTCTCCCAGTTTACGCATTACTGG CCCGCCGTGCGCCTCTACGTGCCCAGCTCGCAGCCGCAGAGCCCGACGCAGCCGGGTGTCCCCACCGAGTGGCCGCTGTCCCCGCGGGTGGCCTGTCCAGACGAGGATGTGCTGCCCGACGTCTTCTCCATGCTGCCCCACTTCGCCGACCTCAGCACCTTCATGATCCGGCAGGTCATCAACTTCGCCAAGGAGATCCCGGTGTTCAG GGGTTTGCCCATCGAGGACCAGATCTCGCTGCTGAAAGGGTCCAGCCTGGAGATCTCGCAAATCCAGTTCAACACGGTGTTCAACACCGAGAGCAAGACCTGGGACTGCGGGCCGCACTGCTACACCATCAAGGACGCGATGCTGG TCGGCTTTGAGCAGCACTACCTGGAGGCAATGCTCAAGTTCCACATCAGCCtgaagaagctgcagctgcacGAGGTGGAGTACGTGCTGGTCGAGGCCATGCTGCTCTTCTCGCCAGGTGTGCACCGCGGGGGCCGCAGTGGGGGTGTCCCCTTGGCCACGCTGACCGTCAcccccccgctgtccccagaCCACGCCGGCATCACCCAGCGGGACATCGTCGACCAGTTCCAGGAGAAGATGGCACTGACGCTCAAGAGCTACATGGACCAGCAGCACCCCATGCCCGAGGGCCG GTTTGTCTACgcgaagctgctgctgctgctgacggAGCTGCAGACGCTGAAGGTGGACAGCTTGCGGCAGATGCTGCACATCGGCGACCTGTCCTCCATGACGCCGCTGCTCTCCGAGATCATCAGCTAA
- the NR1I3 gene encoding nuclear receptor subfamily 1 group I member 3 isoform X2 encodes MSSPSDVESSPRPLPVPIVPGGKDAEPEEEKVCAVCGDRANGYHFHVMTCEGCKGFFRRSINKGVRFTCPFSRSCPITKAKRRQCQACRLQKCLDVGMRKDMIMSEEALRLRRALRGQRRREQPGEVTAEVTAEVTVEVTAEQQELIAMLMAAHQRTFDPSFSQFTHYWPAVRLYVPSSQPQSPTQPGVPTEWPLSPRVACPDEDVLPDVFSMLPHFADLSTFMIRQVINFAKEIPVFRGLPIEDQISLLKGSSLEISQIQFNTVFNTESKTWDCGPHCYTIKDAMLVGFEQHYLEAMLKFHISLKKLQLHEVEYVLVEAMLLFSPDHAGITQRDIVDQFQEKMALTLKSYMDQQHPMPEGRFVYAKLLLLLTELQTLKVDSLRQMLHIGDLSSMTPLLSEIIS; translated from the exons ATGTCGAGCCCCTCGGATGTGGAGAGCAGCCCGCGCCCGCTGCcggtccccattgtccccggGGGGAAGGATGCGGAGCCCGAGGAGGAGAAGGTCTGCGCCGTGTGCGGGGACCGTGCCAATGGCTACCACTTCCATGTCATGACCTGCGAGGGCTGCAAAGGCTTCTTCAG GCGCTCCATCAACAAGGGCGTCCGCTTCACCTGCCCCTTCTCCCGGAGCTGCCCCATCACCAAGGCCAAGCGGCGGCAGTGCCAGGCCTGTCGCCTCCAGAAGTGCCTGGACGTGGGCATGCGGAAGGACA TGATCATGTCCGAGGAGGCTTTGCGGCTGCGGCGGGCGCTGCGGGGCCAGCGGCGGCGAGAGCAGCCGGGGGAGGTGACAGCGGAGGTGACAGCGGAGGTGACAGTGGAGGTGACAGCGGAGCAGCAGGAGCTCATCGCCATGCTCATGGCAGCCCACCAGCGCACCTTCGACCCCAGCTTCTCCCAGTTTACGCATTACTGG CCCGCCGTGCGCCTCTACGTGCCCAGCTCGCAGCCGCAGAGCCCGACGCAGCCGGGTGTCCCCACCGAGTGGCCGCTGTCCCCGCGGGTGGCCTGTCCAGACGAGGATGTGCTGCCCGACGTCTTCTCCATGCTGCCCCACTTCGCCGACCTCAGCACCTTCATGATCCGGCAGGTCATCAACTTCGCCAAGGAGATCCCGGTGTTCAG GGGTTTGCCCATCGAGGACCAGATCTCGCTGCTGAAAGGGTCCAGCCTGGAGATCTCGCAAATCCAGTTCAACACGGTGTTCAACACCGAGAGCAAGACCTGGGACTGCGGGCCGCACTGCTACACCATCAAGGACGCGATGCTGG TCGGCTTTGAGCAGCACTACCTGGAGGCAATGCTCAAGTTCCACATCAGCCtgaagaagctgcagctgcacGAGGTGGAGTACGTGCTGGTCGAGGCCATGCTGCTCTTCTCGCCAG aCCACGCCGGCATCACCCAGCGGGACATCGTCGACCAGTTCCAGGAGAAGATGGCACTGACGCTCAAGAGCTACATGGACCAGCAGCACCCCATGCCCGAGGGCCG GTTTGTCTACgcgaagctgctgctgctgctgacggAGCTGCAGACGCTGAAGGTGGACAGCTTGCGGCAGATGCTGCACATCGGCGACCTGTCCTCCATGACGCCGCTGCTCTCCGAGATCATCAGCTAA
- the TOMM40L gene encoding mitochondrial import receptor subunit TOM40B isoform X3: MEGVKLIVTKTLSSHFQVTHTVHMSTLGPSSYHFNATFVGDRQLSPTEAFPTLVGDMDNSGSLNAQVLQLVAERIRTKAVFQTHQAKFVTWQFDGEYRGDDCTATLTLGNPDILGESERHPPPGAGGGDGLSPAAGGGRSHPDAGGQVHGYVGGPWGQGHSPGVPADVQTPGGTPTALALRSASLPALKWVATLNVGYGGAHASYYHRANEQVQVGVELEANTRLQDTTFAFGYQLNLPRANMVFRGLVDSNWSVGGVLEKKLPPLPVTLALGAFLNHWKNRFHCGFSVIVG, translated from the exons ATGGAGGGGGTGAAGCTGATCGTCACCAAGACCCTGAGCAGCCACTTCCAG GTGACACACACGGTTCACATGAGCACCCTGGGCCCCTCCAGCTACCACTTCAACGCCACCTTCGTGGGCGAccggcagctcagccccaccgAG gccTTCCCCACGCTGGTTGGGGACATGGACAACAGCGGCAGCCTCAACGCCCAAGTGCTGCAGCTGGTGGCCGAGCGCATCCGCACCAAAGCCGTCTTCCAG ACACACCAGGCCAAGTTCGTGACGTGGCAGTTTGACGGCGAGTACCGGGGGGACGACTGCACGGCCACCCTCACGCTGGGCAACCCCGACATCCTCGGCGAGTCCG AGCGTCACCCCCCGCCTGGTGCTGGGGGGGGAGATGGTTTATCACCGGCGGCCGGGGGAGGAAGGAGCCATCCTGACGCTGGCGGGCAAGTACACGGGTACGTGggggggccctggggacagggacacagcccGGGGGTCCCCGCCGATGTGCAGACCCCGGGGGGCACCCCGACCGCCCTCGCCCTCCGCTCGGCTTCTCTTCCAGCTCTCAAGTGGGTGGCGACGCTGAACGTGGGGTACGGGGGGGCCCACGCCAGCTACTACCACCGGGCCAACGAGCAG GTGCAGGTGGGGGTGGAGCTGGAGGCAAACACGCGGCTGCAAGACACGACCTTCGCTTTTGGCTACCAGCTCAACCTGCCGCGGGCCAACATGGTCTTCAGAG GGCTCGTGGACAGTAACTGGAGCGTTGGGGGGGTGCTGGAGAAGAAGCTGCCCCCCCTGCCCGTCACCCTGGCTCTGGGCGCCTTCCTCAACCACTGGAAGAACCGTTTCCACTGCGGCTTCAGCGTCATCGTGGGCTGA
- the TOMM40L gene encoding mitochondrial import receptor subunit TOM40B isoform X1: MGNALGPAGPAPRRGEPLGSPGSFDELHRQCKEVFPQQMEGVKLIVTKTLSSHFQVTHTVHMSTLGPSSYHFNATFVGDRQLSPTEAFPTLVGDMDNSGSLNAQVLQLVAERIRTKAVFQTHQAKFVTWQFDGEYRGDDCTATLTLGNPDILGESERHPPPGAGGGDGLSPAAGGGRSHPDAGGQVHGYVGGPWGQGHSPGVPADVQTPGGTPTALALRSASLPALKWVATLNVGYGGAHASYYHRANEQVQVGVELEANTRLQDTTFAFGYQLNLPRANMVFRGLVDSNWSVGGVLEKKLPPLPVTLALGAFLNHWKNRFHCGFSVIVG; this comes from the exons ATGGGCAACGCGCTGGGCCCCGCCGGGCCGGCCCCGCGCCGGGGCGAGCCGCTCGGCAGCCCCGGCAGCTTCGACGAGCTGCACCGGCAATGCAAAG AGGTTTTCCCGCAGCAGATGGAGGGGGTGAAGCTGATCGTCACCAAGACCCTGAGCAGCCACTTCCAG GTGACACACACGGTTCACATGAGCACCCTGGGCCCCTCCAGCTACCACTTCAACGCCACCTTCGTGGGCGAccggcagctcagccccaccgAG gccTTCCCCACGCTGGTTGGGGACATGGACAACAGCGGCAGCCTCAACGCCCAAGTGCTGCAGCTGGTGGCCGAGCGCATCCGCACCAAAGCCGTCTTCCAG ACACACCAGGCCAAGTTCGTGACGTGGCAGTTTGACGGCGAGTACCGGGGGGACGACTGCACGGCCACCCTCACGCTGGGCAACCCCGACATCCTCGGCGAGTCCG AGCGTCACCCCCCGCCTGGTGCTGGGGGGGGAGATGGTTTATCACCGGCGGCCGGGGGAGGAAGGAGCCATCCTGACGCTGGCGGGCAAGTACACGGGTACGTGggggggccctggggacagggacacagcccGGGGGTCCCCGCCGATGTGCAGACCCCGGGGGGCACCCCGACCGCCCTCGCCCTCCGCTCGGCTTCTCTTCCAGCTCTCAAGTGGGTGGCGACGCTGAACGTGGGGTACGGGGGGGCCCACGCCAGCTACTACCACCGGGCCAACGAGCAG GTGCAGGTGGGGGTGGAGCTGGAGGCAAACACGCGGCTGCAAGACACGACCTTCGCTTTTGGCTACCAGCTCAACCTGCCGCGGGCCAACATGGTCTTCAGAG GGCTCGTGGACAGTAACTGGAGCGTTGGGGGGGTGCTGGAGAAGAAGCTGCCCCCCCTGCCCGTCACCCTGGCTCTGGGCGCCTTCCTCAACCACTGGAAGAACCGTTTCCACTGCGGCTTCAGCGTCATCGTGGGCTGA
- the TOMM40L gene encoding mitochondrial import receptor subunit TOM40B isoform X2, translating to MGNALGPAGPAPRRGEPLGSPGSFDELHRQCKEVFPQQMEGVKLIVTKTLSSHFQVTHTVHMSTLGPSSYHFNATFVGDRQLSPTEAFPTLVGDMDNSGSLNAQVLQLVAERIRTKAVFQTHQAKFVTWQFDGEYRGDDCTATLTLGNPDILGESVILVAHFLQSVTPRLVLGGEMVYHRRPGEEGAILTLAGKYTALKWVATLNVGYGGAHASYYHRANEQVQVGVELEANTRLQDTTFAFGYQLNLPRANMVFRGLVDSNWSVGGVLEKKLPPLPVTLALGAFLNHWKNRFHCGFSVIVG from the exons ATGGGCAACGCGCTGGGCCCCGCCGGGCCGGCCCCGCGCCGGGGCGAGCCGCTCGGCAGCCCCGGCAGCTTCGACGAGCTGCACCGGCAATGCAAAG AGGTTTTCCCGCAGCAGATGGAGGGGGTGAAGCTGATCGTCACCAAGACCCTGAGCAGCCACTTCCAG GTGACACACACGGTTCACATGAGCACCCTGGGCCCCTCCAGCTACCACTTCAACGCCACCTTCGTGGGCGAccggcagctcagccccaccgAG gccTTCCCCACGCTGGTTGGGGACATGGACAACAGCGGCAGCCTCAACGCCCAAGTGCTGCAGCTGGTGGCCGAGCGCATCCGCACCAAAGCCGTCTTCCAG ACACACCAGGCCAAGTTCGTGACGTGGCAGTTTGACGGCGAGTACCGGGGGGACGACTGCACGGCCACCCTCACGCTGGGCAACCCCGACATCCTCGGCGAGTCCG TCATCCTGGTGGCCCATTTCCTGCAGAGCGTCACCCCCCGCCTGGTGCTGGGGGGGGAGATGGTTTATCACCGGCGGCCGGGGGAGGAAGGAGCCATCCTGACGCTGGCGGGCAAGTACACGG CTCTCAAGTGGGTGGCGACGCTGAACGTGGGGTACGGGGGGGCCCACGCCAGCTACTACCACCGGGCCAACGAGCAG GTGCAGGTGGGGGTGGAGCTGGAGGCAAACACGCGGCTGCAAGACACGACCTTCGCTTTTGGCTACCAGCTCAACCTGCCGCGGGCCAACATGGTCTTCAGAG GGCTCGTGGACAGTAACTGGAGCGTTGGGGGGGTGCTGGAGAAGAAGCTGCCCCCCCTGCCCGTCACCCTGGCTCTGGGCGCCTTCCTCAACCACTGGAAGAACCGTTTCCACTGCGGCTTCAGCGTCATCGTGGGCTGA
- the TOMM40L gene encoding mitochondrial import receptor subunit TOM40B isoform X4, which translates to MGNALGPAGPAPRRGEPLGSPGSFDELHRQCKEVFPQQMEGVKLIVTKTLSSHFQVTHTVHMSTLGPSSYHFNATFVGDRQLSPTEAFPTLVGDMDNSGSLNAQVLQLVAERIRTKAVFQTHQAKFVTWQFDGEYRGDDCTATLTLGNPDILGESERHPPPGAGGGDGLSPAAGGGRSHPDAGGQVHGSQVGGDAERGVRGGPRQLLPPGQRAGAGGGGAGGKHAAARHDLRFWLPAQPAAGQHGLQRARGQ; encoded by the exons ATGGGCAACGCGCTGGGCCCCGCCGGGCCGGCCCCGCGCCGGGGCGAGCCGCTCGGCAGCCCCGGCAGCTTCGACGAGCTGCACCGGCAATGCAAAG AGGTTTTCCCGCAGCAGATGGAGGGGGTGAAGCTGATCGTCACCAAGACCCTGAGCAGCCACTTCCAG GTGACACACACGGTTCACATGAGCACCCTGGGCCCCTCCAGCTACCACTTCAACGCCACCTTCGTGGGCGAccggcagctcagccccaccgAG gccTTCCCCACGCTGGTTGGGGACATGGACAACAGCGGCAGCCTCAACGCCCAAGTGCTGCAGCTGGTGGCCGAGCGCATCCGCACCAAAGCCGTCTTCCAG ACACACCAGGCCAAGTTCGTGACGTGGCAGTTTGACGGCGAGTACCGGGGGGACGACTGCACGGCCACCCTCACGCTGGGCAACCCCGACATCCTCGGCGAGTCCG AGCGTCACCCCCCGCCTGGTGCTGGGGGGGGAGATGGTTTATCACCGGCGGCCGGGGGAGGAAGGAGCCATCCTGACGCTGGCGGGCAAGTACACGG CTCTCAAGTGGGTGGCGACGCTGAACGTGGGGTACGGGGGGGCCCACGCCAGCTACTACCACCGGGCCAACGAGCAG GTGCAGGTGGGGGTGGAGCTGGAGGCAAACACGCGGCTGCAAGACACGACCTTCGCTTTTGGCTACCAGCTCAACCTGCCGCGGGCCAACATGGTCTTCAGAG GGCTCGTGGACAGTAA
- the LOC135576598 gene encoding apolipoprotein A-II-like — MKALLAALLLLLCACCLQAALVRREAPAEDTAPATLDSFFTRQFQTLSEFMTKELPQKLQAEELRSQAEAYLDRANKQLAPLAQELRSNFVGLFTSLLDLGKGEGKP; from the exons ATGAAGGCGCTTTTGgccgcgctgctgctgctgctctgcgcCTGCTGCCTCCAGGCCGCCCTGGTGCGGCGCGAGGCCCCGGCCGAGGACACGGCTCCCGCCACCCTCGACAGCTTCTTCACCCGCCAGTTCCAGACCCTCTCGGAGTTCATGACCAAGGAGCTGCCCCAGAAGCTGCAGGCGGAGGAGCTGCGCAGCCAGGCCGA GGCATACCTGGACCGGGCCAACAAGCAGCTGGCACCGCTGGCCCAGGAGCTGCGCAGCAACTTCGTGGGGCTCTTCACTTCCCTGCTGGATCTGGGCAAGGGCGAGGGGAAGCCCTGA
- the UFC1 gene encoding ubiquitin-fold modifier-conjugating enzyme 1: MADEAARRAVAELPLLRTAAGPRDREGWAPRLKEEYRALIQYVENNKRADNDWFRLESNAEGTRWFGKCWYIHELLKYEFGIEFDIPVTYPATAPEIAIPELDGKTAKMYRGGKICLSDHFKPLWARNVPKFGLAHLMALGLGPWLAVEIPDLVAKGIIQHKEK, encoded by the exons ATGGCTGACgaggcggcgcggcgggcggtggcggagctgccgctgctgcgaacggcggcggggccgcgggacCGGGAGGGCTGGGCGCCGCGGCTGAAGGAGGAGTACCGCGCCCTCATCCAG TACGTGGAGAACAACAAACGTGCCGATAACGACTGGTTCCGCCTGGAGTCCAACGCCGAGGGCACCCG GTGGTTCGGGAAGTGCTGGTACATCCATGAGCTGCTCAAGTACGAGTTCGGCATCGAGTTTGAC ATTCCGGTGACCTACCCCGCCACCGCCCCGGAGATCGCCATCCCCGAGCTGGATGGGAAGACGGCCAAGATGTACAG GGGGGGCAAGATCTGCCTAAGCGACCACTTCAAGCCCCTCTGGGCCAGGAATGTCCCCAAATTCGGCTTGGCCCATCTGATGGCGCTGGGG ctgGGCCCCTGGCTGGCTGTGGAAATCCCGGACCTGGTCGCCAAAGGCATCATCCAGCACAAAGAGAAGTGA